In the Aquificaceae bacterium genome, GGAAAACATCACATAAGGTTTGTAGAAGAGCTTATGATATGAGGGACAGGTTCAGACAATTCTTAAGTAGACTCTTTTACCAAAGACGCGTGCCAGCCTCACTTTTAATGTATGGAAAGGAAGGCATAGGAAAAAGGGACATAGCCTTTGAATTTGCAAGTTCCCTTTTGTGTCTACAAGAAAAATACCCACCCTGTGGAGAGTGTGAGTCTTGCTTCCATATGAAGGACTTTAAGGAGAAAAAGGAAGAGGAGTTAGCCTTCTACGGAGAGGACAAGAGAGGTAAAAAGGTTTATCTCTACCTCCGAGGAGACCACCCAGACTTTATATACCTCAAGCCAGAAAAGGCTGAGATAAAGATAGACCAAATAAGAGGCGTTAAAGACTTTGTATATCTTAAACCCGCCCTATCTAAAAGAAAGGTAGTTCTTATAGAGCCTGCGGATGCTATGAATATGCAAGCACAGAATGCCCTCTTGAAGGTTCTTGAAGAGCCTCCCGAGGATACTCACTTTCTCTTGGTAGCCAGTAAGCTTCAAAAAATCCTGCCTACCATAAAATCCCGTAGTTTTCTCCTTGAAGTCCCACCGTTGAGCGAAGAAGAATTGAAAGAAAAAACAGGAATAGATGACCCACTAATCCTTGAACTTTCTGAAGGAAGCCTTGAGATGGCTCTTAAGTTAAAGGAGGACAAAGAGTTAATAAACACCGCAAAGGCTTTGCTTGAGGGGAATATACTTACACTATACAAAAAAGCCCTTGAGGTGGAAGACTGGGAATACGAGAGACAATTAATACTTCTAAAGGCTATAACAAACTTGCTCCACAAAAAATACTTGGA is a window encoding:
- a CDS encoding DNA polymerase III subunit delta'; the encoded protein is MRDRFRQFLSRLFYQRRVPASLLMYGKEGIGKRDIAFEFASSLLCLQEKYPPCGECESCFHMKDFKEKKEEELAFYGEDKRGKKVYLYLRGDHPDFIYLKPEKAEIKIDQIRGVKDFVYLKPALSKRKVVLIEPADAMNMQAQNALLKVLEEPPEDTHFLLVASKLQKILPTIKSRSFLLEVPPLSEEELKEKTGIDDPLILELSEGSLEMALKLKEDKELINTAKALLEGNILTLYKKALEVEDWEYERQLILLKAITNLLHKKYLETRKEAYKQASDKLSMALEYLSKGIRLSLLLFVVSGR